In the Engystomops pustulosus chromosome 2, aEngPut4.maternal, whole genome shotgun sequence genome, one interval contains:
- the SKA2 gene encoding spindle and kinetochore-associated protein 2 isoform X2 produces the protein MSSASYLHPFQKAESDLDYIEQKLEFEIRKSLPEESSQENPTKLLEQLASVKSRFKGLSSQLDKIAADQQKSVETIQATIANTLKMVQHLQQQTDFEVPPFSEEELRALQQFETQALKGMNLK, from the exons ATGAGCAGCGCAAGCTATTTGCACCCA TTTCAAAAAGCTGAGTCTGACCTGGATTACATTGAACAAAAATTGGAGTTTGAAATAAGGAAGAGCCTTCCTGAAGAGTCATCACAG GAAAACCCTACCAAATTGCTAGAGCAGTTGGCCAGCGTGAAGTCTCGCTTTAAGGGTTTGTCTTCTCAGTTGGACAAGATTGCTGCAGACCAGCAAAAGTCGGTGGAAACTATTCAGGCAACAATAGCAAACACACTGAAAATGGTGCAGCATTTACAGCAACAAACAGATTTTGAG GTACCCCCGTTTTCTGAGGAGGAGCTACGTGCTCTACAACAGTTTGAGACTCAAGCATTAAAGGGCATGAATCTGAAATGA
- the SKA2 gene encoding spindle and kinetochore-associated protein 2 isoform X1, protein METAVNKLEALFQKAESDLDYIEQKLEFEIRKSLPEESSQENPTKLLEQLASVKSRFKGLSSQLDKIAADQQKSVETIQATIANTLKMVQHLQQQTDFEVPPFSEEELRALQQFETQALKGMNLK, encoded by the exons ATGGAGACAGCAGTCAATAAGCTGGAGGCTCTG TTTCAAAAAGCTGAGTCTGACCTGGATTACATTGAACAAAAATTGGAGTTTGAAATAAGGAAGAGCCTTCCTGAAGAGTCATCACAG GAAAACCCTACCAAATTGCTAGAGCAGTTGGCCAGCGTGAAGTCTCGCTTTAAGGGTTTGTCTTCTCAGTTGGACAAGATTGCTGCAGACCAGCAAAAGTCGGTGGAAACTATTCAGGCAACAATAGCAAACACACTGAAAATGGTGCAGCATTTACAGCAACAAACAGATTTTGAG GTACCCCCGTTTTCTGAGGAGGAGCTACGTGCTCTACAACAGTTTGAGACTCAAGCATTAAAGGGCATGAATCTGAAATGA
- the SKA2 gene encoding spindle and kinetochore-associated protein 2 isoform X3: METAVNKLEALFQKAESDLDYIEQKLEFEIRKSLPEESSQENPTKLLEQLASVKSRFKGLSSQLDKIAADQQKSVETIQATIANTLKMVQHLQQQTDFEVLLRFFIFSPVWQTYSYGMQQ, from the exons ATGGAGACAGCAGTCAATAAGCTGGAGGCTCTG TTTCAAAAAGCTGAGTCTGACCTGGATTACATTGAACAAAAATTGGAGTTTGAAATAAGGAAGAGCCTTCCTGAAGAGTCATCACAG GAAAACCCTACCAAATTGCTAGAGCAGTTGGCCAGCGTGAAGTCTCGCTTTAAGGGTTTGTCTTCTCAGTTGGACAAGATTGCTGCAGACCAGCAAAAGTCGGTGGAAACTATTCAGGCAACAATAGCAAACACACTGAAAATGGTGCAGCATTTACAGCAACAAACAGATTTTGAGGTACTACTGAGATTCTTTATTTTTAGTCCGGTGTGG cAGACATATAGCTATGGCATGCAGCAATAA
- the PRR11 gene encoding proline-rich protein 11 isoform X1 has translation MKRRLLLPPFLSPTLAGQAAHSSIRNRKRTSALPLPASSFSGAPISSLVARGRHSQIMAKFLQARKRPGKEKKRKPWIMKKTRNPSCNVAEVTSQEEAKLPWDFSLVYSLWLKLPSIRNILRSIIESFLCLCLWNYNYVKKPLVSVKNMIAPPFSYHLEQRRLKRRLHKLEVEFLKLHLSLQTKDTKSSLSGSICCCSCQQAKTLPSIVQSNAEAAGAGLLPSLPPPPPPPPPPPPPPPPVPPPSFPLQKHLPLLKKVASTQAPKAPPGKQEGPIQITLKDLLNVKLKKTTENIDKQKKEVSRNRGIPVITVSELRGVKLKITSKMPPKRLSNIFRERPNSPLDVRQHLRKVNMERSPGGTPLYDRENKENGTGLTPLMTKALRRKFQLAHPKSPSPLRRSPKNQGLDHQR, from the exons ATGAAgaggcgtctcctgctcccgccATTTCTCTCCCCCACACTGGCCGGCCAGGCCGCTCACAGCTCCATCCGTAATAGGAAGCGCACATCGGCGCTCCCCctccccgcctcctccttctctggcGCTCCGATCAGCAGCCTTGTAGCCCGAGGCCGCCACAGCCAG ATTATGGCAAAGTTCCTGCAAGCGCGAAAAAGACCAGGTAAAGAGAAGAAGCGTAAACCGTGGATTATGAAGAAGACAAGAAATCCAAGTTGTAATGTTGCAGA GGTAACTTCTCAGGAAGAGGCAAAATTACCATGGGATTTCAGTCTTGTCTATTCTTTGTGGCTTAAATTACCCAGTATAAGAAATATACTGCGCTCCATAATAGAATCTTTCTTATGTTTATGTTTGTGGAACTATAACTATGTGAAAAAG CCACTCGTTAGTGTAAAAAATATGATCGCTCCACCTTTCAGCTATCATCTGGAACAACGCAGATTGAAACGGCGCTTACATAAACTTGAAGTTGAGTTTCTTAAACTGCACCTATCACTTCAG ACCAAAGACACCAAGTCAAGTTTATCAGGAAGTATTTGCTGCTGTAGTTGTCAGCAAGCCAAGACTTTGCCTTCAATAGTACAATCCAATGCTGAAGCAGCAGGAGCGGGTCTCTTGCCTtctctaccaccaccaccaccaccaccccctcctccacctccccctccacCACCTGTTCCACCACCAAGTTTTCCACTTCAAAAACATCTGCCACTTTTGAAAAAAGTAGCAAGCACTCAAGCACCAAAG GCCCCCCCAGGAAAGCAAGAGGGACCTATTCAGATAACCCTTAAAGATCTTCTCAATGTCAAATTAAAAAAGACCACAGAGAACATTGACAAGCAAAAA aaggaagtaagtAGAAATCGGGGCATTCCAGTGATCACTGTGTCAGAACTGCGTGGTGTTAAACTGAAGATAACTTCCAAAATGCCTCCAAAACGTCTCTCAAATATTTTTAG GGAAAGGCCTAACAGCCCCCTGGATGTCAGGCAGCATCTTAGAAAGGTCAATATGGAAAG GAGTCCAGGAGGAACCCCACTATATGACAGAGAAAACAAAGAAAATGGAACTGgactaacccctttaatgacaaagGCTTTAAGGCGGAAATTCCAG CTGGCTCACCCGAAAAGTCCGTCACCACTGCGGAGATCCCCAAAAAACCAGGGTCTCGATCATCAACGGTAG
- the PRR11 gene encoding proline-rich protein 11 isoform X2 has product MAKFLQARKRPGKEKKRKPWIMKKTRNPSCNVAEVTSQEEAKLPWDFSLVYSLWLKLPSIRNILRSIIESFLCLCLWNYNYVKKPLVSVKNMIAPPFSYHLEQRRLKRRLHKLEVEFLKLHLSLQTKDTKSSLSGSICCCSCQQAKTLPSIVQSNAEAAGAGLLPSLPPPPPPPPPPPPPPPPVPPPSFPLQKHLPLLKKVASTQAPKAPPGKQEGPIQITLKDLLNVKLKKTTENIDKQKKEVSRNRGIPVITVSELRGVKLKITSKMPPKRLSNIFRERPNSPLDVRQHLRKVNMERSPGGTPLYDRENKENGTGLTPLMTKALRRKFQLAHPKSPSPLRRSPKNQGLDHQR; this is encoded by the exons ATGGCAAAGTTCCTGCAAGCGCGAAAAAGACCAGGTAAAGAGAAGAAGCGTAAACCGTGGATTATGAAGAAGACAAGAAATCCAAGTTGTAATGTTGCAGA GGTAACTTCTCAGGAAGAGGCAAAATTACCATGGGATTTCAGTCTTGTCTATTCTTTGTGGCTTAAATTACCCAGTATAAGAAATATACTGCGCTCCATAATAGAATCTTTCTTATGTTTATGTTTGTGGAACTATAACTATGTGAAAAAG CCACTCGTTAGTGTAAAAAATATGATCGCTCCACCTTTCAGCTATCATCTGGAACAACGCAGATTGAAACGGCGCTTACATAAACTTGAAGTTGAGTTTCTTAAACTGCACCTATCACTTCAG ACCAAAGACACCAAGTCAAGTTTATCAGGAAGTATTTGCTGCTGTAGTTGTCAGCAAGCCAAGACTTTGCCTTCAATAGTACAATCCAATGCTGAAGCAGCAGGAGCGGGTCTCTTGCCTtctctaccaccaccaccaccaccaccccctcctccacctccccctccacCACCTGTTCCACCACCAAGTTTTCCACTTCAAAAACATCTGCCACTTTTGAAAAAAGTAGCAAGCACTCAAGCACCAAAG GCCCCCCCAGGAAAGCAAGAGGGACCTATTCAGATAACCCTTAAAGATCTTCTCAATGTCAAATTAAAAAAGACCACAGAGAACATTGACAAGCAAAAA aaggaagtaagtAGAAATCGGGGCATTCCAGTGATCACTGTGTCAGAACTGCGTGGTGTTAAACTGAAGATAACTTCCAAAATGCCTCCAAAACGTCTCTCAAATATTTTTAG GGAAAGGCCTAACAGCCCCCTGGATGTCAGGCAGCATCTTAGAAAGGTCAATATGGAAAG GAGTCCAGGAGGAACCCCACTATATGACAGAGAAAACAAAGAAAATGGAACTGgactaacccctttaatgacaaagGCTTTAAGGCGGAAATTCCAG CTGGCTCACCCGAAAAGTCCGTCACCACTGCGGAGATCCCCAAAAAACCAGGGTCTCGATCATCAACGGTAG
- the SMG8 gene encoding nonsense-mediated mRNA decay factor SMG8 — MKTSAGGPSLLRELLSSEPGWKEDEVCVVGVFGKTALLQGGWDKGCLVNSLCDRHVFPLFQQLPEQARERSVFQTYYEQESRVLYVVLTGISDTGQLAKACEELGRGVSHAEAHEWWKDEEKLHCMHMLYLFSVSHLLLLLHPACCFDIAYEKLFRALDSVRQKLLPSLKPALKECPVGLEWKLNARPCPPRLLFVFQLNGALRGVEPSRGAGQTATEKPKKHSPKRRLQHALEDQIYRIFRKSRVLTNQSINCLFTVPANQAFVYIVAEQDDDPVGMLLDSLRQNCSVRDTEPSTGSISGPRRYQMMRHSRQQLSFTAESSLGLSGQLVDCTLREFLFQHVELVLTKKGFDDSVGRNPQPSHFELPTYQKWANVALKLYEVIIENKDDDPPAFPGGYPPKLLANMKVLEGYLDADTKFSENRCQKALPMAHSAYQSNLPHNYTTTVHKNQLAQALRVYSQHARGPAFQKYAMHLNEDCYKFWSSGHQLCEERSLTDQHCVHKFHLLPKTGEKIEPDRNPPILYHNSRARSTGNCNCGRKQAPREDPFDIKSANYDFYQMLEEKCCGKLEHINFPVFEPSTPDPAPAKNETPSTYQEEEDDVEGEKLKEKEPQTQGESTSLSLALSLGQSTDSLGTYPADPQAGGDNVDAPGHVTEEKSEKRPSLVDRQASTVEYLPGMMHSNCPKGLLPKFSSWSLVKLGPAKSYNFHTGLDQLGFIPGTNYLMPWDIVIRTKPEDEGDLDTNSWPAPNKAIPGKRSGAIAGRGRRRDDIARAFVGFEYEDSRGRRFMCSGPDKIMKVLGNGPKESAVKALNTDMPLYMLSPSQGRGLKPHYAQLMRLFVVVPDAPLQIIMTPQVQPGAQPCPIFYPEKQEIILPADGLWVLRFPYSYVMERGPCYPPKENQQLISYKVMRGILKAVTL, encoded by the exons ATGAAGACGTCGGCGGGCGGCCCCTCCCTGCTGCGGGAGCTGCTGAGCTCAGAGCCGGGTTGGAAGGAGGATGAGGTGTGCGTGGTGGGGGTGTTCGGGAAGACCGCTCTCCTACAAGGGGGCTGGGATAAAGGCTGCCTGGTGAACTCCCTGTGTGACCGGCATGTCTTCCCCCtcttccagcagctgccagagcaGGCCCGGGAGCGGAGTGTGTTCCAGACATACTACGAGCAGGAGTCTCGGGTGCTGTACGTGGTGCTCACTGGCATCAGTGACACTGGGCAGCTGGCGAAGGCATGCGAGGAGCTGGGGCGTGGGGTGTCCCATGCAGAGGCTCACGAGTGGTGGAAGGATGAGGAGAAGCTGCACTGTATGCATATGCTCTACCTGTTCTCTGTCAGCCACCTGTTGCTGCTCCTGCACCCTGCCTGCTGCTTCGACATCGCCTACGAGAAGCTCTTCCGAGCACTGGACAGTGTCCGCCAGAAGCTGCTGCCCTCACTCAAGCCAGCTCTTAAGGAGTGCCCTGTGGGTCTGGAGTGGAAACTGAATGCCCGGCCGTGCCCACCACGCCTTCTGTTTGTCTTCCAGCTGAATGGGGCCCTACGTGGGGTGGAGCCCAGTCGTGGAGCGGGTCAGACAGCCACAGAGAAGCCTAAAAAGCATTCACCCAAGAGAAGGCTTCAGCACGCATTGGAGGACCagatctaccgtatttttcgcaaGAGTCGTGTCCTAACCAACCAGAGCATTAACTGCTTGTTCACTGTGCCCGCCAACCAAGCCTTTGTGTACATTGTTGCCGAGCAGGACGACGACCCAGTGGGCATGTTACTGGATAGCCTGCGGCAAAACTGCAGTGTAAGAGACACAGAGCCCAGTACTGGTAGTATTTCTGGGCCACGGCGATACCAGATGATGAGGCATAGCCGCCAGCAGCTGTCCTTCACTGCAGAGAGCAGCCTGGGGCTTTCTGGGCAGCTAGTGGACTGCACGCTGCGGGAATTTCTCTTTCAACATGTGGAGCTGGTCCTTACAAAGAAGGGCTTTGATGATAGTGTGGGCAGAAACCCACAGCCCTCTCACTTTGAGTTACCAACCTATCAGAAATGGGCCAATGTGGCCCTGAAGTTGTATGAGGTGATCATAGAGAACAAAGATGATGACCCTCCAGCCTTCCCAGGGGGATATCCCCCAAAGCTGCTTGCTAACATGAAAGTTCTGGAAGGTTATTTGGATGCAGAtacaaaattttctgaaaacagaTGTCAGAAAGCTCTCCCAATGGCACATAGCGCTTATCAGTCCAACCTGCCCCACAACTACACCACTACGGTCCATAAGAACCAGCTGGCACAAGCGCTTAGGGTGTACAGCCAGCATGCCCGGGGACCAGCATTCCAAAAGTATGCTATGCATCTTAATGAAGATTGCTACAAATTTTGGAGTAGTGGGCACCAACTTTGTGAGGAAAGGAGTCTGACGGATCAGCACTGTGTGCACAAATTTCACTTGCTCCCGAAAACAG GTGAAAAAATTGAGCCAGATAGAAATCCTCCTATTCTATATCATAACAGCCGTGCCAGGTCTACCGGAAACTGTAACTGTGGAAGAAAGCAGGCACCTCGTGAGGATCCTTTTGACATCAAGAGTGCAAATTATGATTTCTACCAG ATGCTTGAAGAGAAATGCTGTGGGAAATTGGAACACATTAATTTTCCAGTTTTTGAACCAAGCACACCAGACCCTGCTCCTGCCAAAAATGAGACGCCCTCCACTTATcaagaagaagaagacgacgtaGAAGGGGAGAAATTGAAAGAGAAGGAACCTCAAACACAGGGTGAAAGTACTAGTTTAAGTCTTGCCCTTAGTCTGGGCCAGTCCACTGATAGCCTTGGAACATACCCAGCTGACCCCCAAGCAGGAGGAGATAATGTTGATGCCCCAGGTCATGTTACAGAAGAAAAAAGTGAAAAGAGACCCAGTTTAGTGGATCGTCAAGCATCCACTGTTGAATACCTTCCTGGTATGATGCATTCAAACTGTCCAAAGGGCCTTCTTCCTAAATTTTCAAGCTGGTCACTTGTAAAACTTGGCCCTGCTAAATCTTACAACTTTCACACAGGGTTAGATCAGCTTGGATTTATCCCAGGGACCAATTACTTGATGCCTTGGGACATTGTTATCCGTACAAAACCAGAAGATGAAGGAGACCTAGACACCAATTCTTGGCCAGCTCCGAATAAGGCTATACCTGGGAAAAGAAGTGGGGCAATAGCAGGAAGAGGACGTAGAAGAGATGATATTGCAAGAGCATTTGTTGGTTTTGAGTATGAGGATTCACGAGGGCGCAGGTTCATGTGCTCTGGGCCAGATAAAATAATGAAGGTTTTAGGAAATGGACCCAAGGAATCTGCAGTTAAAGCCCTCAACACTGACATGCCTTTGTACATGTTGTCACCATCTCAAGGACGAGGACTTAAACCTCATTATGCCCAGCTTATGAGGTTATTTGTTGTGGTTCCTGATGCTCCTTTACAAATTATTATGACCCCTCAG gtGCAGCCAGGAGCACAACCTTGTCCTATTTTTTATCCTGAAAAGCAGGAAATTATTCTGCCAGCTGATGGATTATGGGTTTTAAGATTTCCTTACTCGTATGTAATGGAACGAGGACCATGTTACCCTCCAAAAGAAAATCAGCAACTTATAAGCTATAAAGTAATGAGAGGAATTTTAAAGGCAGTCACTCTGTAG